The following are encoded together in the Gasterosteus aculeatus chromosome 7, fGasAcu3.hap1.1, whole genome shotgun sequence genome:
- the kif4 gene encoding kinesin family member 4, with protein MKNEDDKVIPVRVALRCRPLVPKETDEGCQCCLTFVPGVPQVIVGTEKAFTYDYVFDPTAEQEEVFNTTVSPLLSGLFKGYHATVLAYGQTGSGKTFSMGGTYTSTQENDPSVGVIPRVIRRIFEEREKMTACEFCLAVSYLEIYNEDILDLLCTSKDRSSLSIREDPKEGIKIVGLTERQVFSAQEMVGCLEVGNSARTVGSTAMNSASSRSHAIFTVTLEQRTGKDKSDSVVSKLHLVDLAGSERQKKTKAEGDRLKEGISINRGLLSLGNVISALGDENKKSSFVPYRDSKLTRLLQNALGGNSHTLMIACISPADSNMEETINTLRYADRARKIKNKPVVNVDPIAAEMKRLRQQVQELQVMLLHARGGVAPVLSGPESTEKVAKLLERNRALLDENNKLSRELSEAAGQTALMFEKIIMTELANEKLQSKMEQLREHSACTVDLEKVLETLEDQELKENIEVMRNLQLVIKELKNESEGIAASIDAMAAGDGGADVSRNGSKNDDSASEVAGPAGKDCPEGFSTHHALRQAQLSKELIELNKVLTLKEAFVKKMCQNDTQLEPMQSEHQKNVQTLQTAVDSLQKEKEDLVFALQSAKKDTNQAKLSEQRRKRLQELEGQLGDMKKKLLEQSKLLKLKESSVKKVDNLVQEIQGMKNQRTQLMRQMREDSEKFRQWKAQKDREVLQLKEKDRKRQYEILKLERDFQKQANVLRRKTEEAAAANKRLKDALQKRSEASEKRNKGMEGAAARLKTWLLNEVEVMVSTEEARRHLNDLLDDRKVLAQEINHLKQQMEAGDRPAAKIRRRTLIISELETNGALETPLTKQVENLETEMALRNAQIADLQQKVLVADSEGRVKHRLDSVQSIVDAKCALKVLLSELVSAKTASGKLESELKQEMGNAQDLRKMLADERCVMSTMDVEHQQLLLELEQRHQEKVCYLLSQVQRKIVCEESDEAKQKEEEDSKQNELLQRLKVQEEELGKLRELSEQNQALLEQNEEFKEKLSSLQVPGGKKILALTSNNEKTLDDSFEYIPPKPKGKRFTTAKSQNMTINVEELMSPSEDESEGEPDEWRPERPNKGRRISKTAKVTGCACKGRCGNKQCRCRKGKMTCGENCQCDQEKCRNLESRVPAEDASQTESASRGSVSLQDPTCDSPDNTTFFKPPSCTPTKKVLKEIGDMGHTTADLKLVRKPSLPEEEDEEEEVDEDDNKDRTTVSFLKKKKRLLTSFQNSFFSGCTPIREES; from the exons ATGAAAAACGAAGACGATAAGGTGATCCCGGTGAGGGTCGCCTTGCGATGCCGCCCGCTGGTCCCTAAAGAAACCGACGAGGGATGTCAGTGCTGTCTCACTTTTGTGCCTGGAGTGCCGCAG gtGATCGTTGGCACAGAGAAGGCGTTCACGTATGATTACGTGTTCGATCCCACTGCTGAACAAGAAGAGGTCTTCAATACGACTGTGTCCCCCTTGCTGTCTGGGCTTTTCAAAG GCTACCACGCCACAGTTCTTGCATACGGACAGACCGGGTCGGGTAAGACCTTCTCCATGGGAGGAACATACACATCAACTCAAGAAAATGATCCTTCGGTCGGAGTTATTCCGCGAGTTATCAGAAGGATCTTCGAGGAAAGGGAGAAGATGACGGCCTGTGAATTCTGTCTGGCCGTGTCTTACCTGGAG ATCTATAACGAGGACATATTGGATTTACTCTGCACATCTAAAGATAGATCAAGCCTCAGCATCAGGGAGGACCCCAAAGAAGGCATCAAG ATCGTGGGTTTGACCGAGAGGCAGGTGTTCTCCGCCCAAGAGATGGTGGGGTGTCTGGAGGTTGGGAATTCTGCCCGCACCGTGGGCTCCACGGCCATGAACTCTGCGTCCTCCCGCTCGCATGCGATCTTCACCGTCACGCTGGAGCAACGCACAGGGAAAGACAA GTCCGACTCGGTAGTTTCAAAATTACACCTCGTGGATCTGGCTGGTTCAGAAAGGCAAAAGAAGACCAAAGCAGAGGGAGACCGGTTAAAGGaag GCATCAGCATCAATCGGGGCCTTTTGTCTTTGGGTAATGTGATCAGCGCCTTGGGGGATGAAAACAAGAAAAGTAGCTTTGTTCCTTACAGAGACTCCAAACTTACCCGCCTGCTACAAA ACGCTTTGGGAGGCAATAGCCACACCTTGATGATTGCGTGCATCAGTCCTGCAGACTCGAACATGGAAGAGACCATCAACACGCTGCGATACGCCGACCGAGCGCGTAAGATCAAAAACAAACCCGTAGTGAACGTCGACCCGATAGCTGCAGAAATGAAGCGCTTGAGACAGCAG GTTCAGGAGCTGCAGGTTATGCTGCTCCATGCGCGTGGAGGAGTTGCCCCGGTGCTCTCTGG GCCCGAGTCGACCGAGAAGGTGGCTAAGCTGCTGGAAAGGAACCGCGCTCTGCTGGATGAGAACAATAAACTAAGCCGGGAGCTGAGTGAGGCAGCGGGACAGACTGCCCTCATGTTTGAAAAGATCATTATG ACGGAGCTCGCGAACGAGAAACTGCAAAGCAAAATGGAGCAACTGAGGGAGCATTCAGC cTGCACGGTGGATCTCGAGAAAGTGCTGGAGACACTGGAGGACCAGGAGTTGAAGGAGAACATTGAGGTGATGAGGAACTTGCAGCTCGTCATCAAGGAGCTCAAG AATGAGAGTGAAGGCATCGCCGCCTCCATTGACGCCATGGCTGCAGGAGATGGGGGCGCTGACGTGTCCCGGAATGGCAGTAAAAATGACGACTCCGCGTCG GAGGTCGCCGGCCCTGCTGGCAAGGACTGTCCGGAGGGCTTTTCTACCCATCATGCACTGCGACAGGCTCAGCTCTCCAAGGAACTGATCGAGCTGAACAAAGTGTTGACCTTGAAGGAAGCTTTTGTGAAGAAAATGTGCCAGAATGACACTCAGCTTGAGCCAATGCAATCGGAGCACCAG AAGAATGTTCAGACTCTGCAGACTGCAGTGGATTCtctgcagaaggagaaggaggatctTGTCTTCGCACTTCAGTCTGCaaagaaagacacaaaccagGCTAA GCTCAGTGAGCAGCGCAGGAAGAGACTGCAGGAGCTCGAGGGCCAGCTGGGCGACATGAAGAAGAAGCTTCTCGAGCAGTCCAAGCTGCTGAAACTCAAAGAGTCCTCTGTTAAGAAGGTTGACAACCTCGTGCAGGAGATTcag GGCATGAAGAACCAGCGTACGCAGCTCATGAGGCAGATGAGGGAGGACTCTGAGAAATTCAGACAGTGGAAGGCCCAGAAGGACAGGGAGGTgctgcagctgaaggagaag gaCCGTAAACGGCAGTATGAGATACTTAAACTTGAGAGGGACTTCCAGAAACAAGCCAATGTTTTGCGTCGTAAAACGGAGGAG GCCGCAGCTGCAAACAAGCGACTGAAAGATGCGCTGCAGAAGAGAAGTGAGGCATCAGAGAAACGCAACAAAGGAATGGAGGGAGCTGCTGCGAGACTTAAG ACGTGGCTTCTCAACGAAGTGGAGGTGATGGTGAGCACTGAGGAGGCCCGGCGCCACCTCAACGATCTGCTGGACGACAGGAAGGTGTTGGCTCAGGAGATCAACCACCTCAAGCAGCAGATGGAAGCAGGGGACCGACCAGCCGCCAAAATTAGG CGTCGGACACTAATCATCTCCGAGCTGGAGACCAACGGGGCGCTGGAAACGCCTCTGACCAAACAGGTGGAGAACCTGGAGACGGAGATGGCCCTCAG GAACGCACAGATCGCTGACCTGCAGCAGAAGGTTCTCGTCGCCGACAGCGAGGGCCGCGTGAAGCACCGCCTCGATAGCGTCCAAAGCATAGTCGATGCCAAGTGCGCACTCAAGGTCCTCTTGTCTGAG CTGGTGTCTGCTAAAACAGCCAGCGGCAAGCTGGAGAGCGAGCTCAAGCAGGAGATGGGGAATGCTCAGGATTTGAGGAAGATGCTGGCGGATGAGAGATGCGTGATGTCCACCATGGACGTGGAGCACCAGCAGCTGCTGTTGGAACTGGAGCAGAGGCACCAGGAGAAG gtcTGTTACCTCCTTAGTCAGGTGCAGCGCAAGATTGTATGTGAAGAGTCCGACGAGGcaaagcagaaggaggaggaggattcaaAGCAAAACGAGCTTCTCCAGCGCCTCAAAGTTCAG GAAGAAGAGCTCGGAAAGCTTCGAGAGTTAAGTGAGCAGAACCAggccctgctggagcagaaTGAGGAATTTAAGGAG AAACTCTCATCGCTCCAAGTGCCAGGTGGAAAGAAAATTCTTGCGCTCACAAGCAACAATGAAAAGACGCTGGACGACTCTTTTGAATACATTCCTCCAAAG CCTAAAGGGAAGCGCTTCACAACGGCTAAATCGCAGAATATGACCATCAATGTTGAAGAGCTGATGTCTCCCAGCGAGGACGAGAGCGAGGGGGAACCGGACGAGTGGCGTCCTGAGAGACCCAATAAGGGACGCAGAATATCAAAGACAGCCAAAGTAACTGGG TGTGCGTGTAAAGGTCGCTGCGGCAACAAGCAGTGCAGGTGTCGCAAAGGAAAGATGACATGCGGGGAGAACTGCCAGTGTGATCAAGAGAAATGTCGAAATCTGGAAAGCCGCGTGCCTGCTGAG GATGCAAGTCAGACGGAAAGCGCCTCCAGAGGATCTGTGTCTCTTCAAGATCCAACTTGCGACAGTCCCGACAACACCACCTTCTTCAAGCCGCCGTCCTGTACGCCTACGAAGAAG GTACTGAAAGAAATCGGAGACATGGGACACACCACTGCTGACCTGAAGTTGGTCAGGAAACCTTCCTTaccggaggaagaggacgaggaggaggaggtggatgaaGACGATAATAAGGACAGAACAACAGTGAGCttcctcaagaagaagaaaagactcCTGACGAGTTTTCAGAACAGTTTCTTCTCCGGATGCACTCCGATCAGAGAAGAATCTTAA
- the ammecr1 gene encoding nuclear protein AMMECR1 isoform X2 encodes MGRKRCVGADCSKMAAGCCGVKKQKLSGSPGSGCPGGMGAANGVAGTGHCGSELGIGSSATVATAANVSRANGLGGPGGNVSSSSSSSSGSSGTNALSLSPAGYSSSGLSPNLSSGPGSGSGGRKMVVSAEMCCFCFDVLYCHLYGYQPPRTPRFTNDPYALKDSRFPPMTRDELPRLFCSVSLLTNFEDVGDYLDWEVGVHGIRIEFFNEKGSKRTATYLPEVAKEQGWDHIQTIDSLLRKGGYKAPITNDFRKTIKLTRYRSEKITMGYAEYIAHRQHHHYQNGIGHPLPPYNHYS; translated from the exons ATGGGTCGGAAGCGGTGTGTCGGTGCAGATTGTTCCAAGATGGCGGCCGGGTGCTGCGGGGTGAAGAAGCAGAAACTGTCGGGATCGCCTGGGTCGGGGTGTCCCGGCGGGATGGGGGCGGCAAACGGGGTGGCAGGAACCGGGCATTGTGGCTCGGAGTTGGGGATTGGCTCCTCGGCCACCGTTGCGACAGCGGCGAACGTGAGCAGAGCCAACGGCCTGGGGGGACCTGGGGGTAAcgttagcagcagcagcagcagcagtagtggtAGCAGCGGCACGAACGCTCTCTCCCTGTCCCCGGCCGGTTACTCTTCATCCGGCCTCTCCCCGAATCTCAGCTCGGGACCTGGTTCGGGAAGTGGCGGCAGGAAGATGGTCGTCTCGGCGGAGATGTGCTGCTTCTGTTTTGACGTTCTTTATTGCCATCTGTACGGATACCAACCCCCGAGAACACCCAGGTTTACAAATGATCCCTA TGCCCTTAAAGACAGCCGCTTCCCCCCTATGACAAGGGATGAGCTGCCTCGCCTCTTCTGCTCAGTGTCTCTTCTCACCAACTTTGAAGACGTTGGTGATTACCTTGACTGGGAG GTGGGTGTTCACGGTATTAGGATAGAGTTTTTCAATGAAAAAGGATCAAAGCGCACCGCCACCTATCTACCAGAGGTTGCGAAGGAGCAAG GTTGGGACCATATTCAAACCATAGATTCCTTACTACGAAAGGGAGGTTACAAAGCTCCCATCACAAACGACTTCAGGAAGACCATTAAGTTAACCAG GTACCGTAGCGAGAAGATAACAATGGGTTATGCAGAGTACATCGCCCACCGCCAGCACCATCACTACCAGAATGGCATTGGGCACCCTCTACCACCCTACAACCATTATTCCTGA
- the ammecr1 gene encoding nuclear protein AMMECR1 isoform X1 → MGRKRCVGADCSKMAAGCCGVKKQKLSGSPGSGCPGGMGAANGVAGTGHCGSELGIGSSATVATAANVSRANGLGGPGGNVSSSSSSSSGSSGTNALSLSPAGYSSSGLSPNLSSGPGSGSGGRKMVVSAEMCCFCFDVLYCHLYGYQPPRTPRFTNDPYPLFVTWKIGRDKRLRGCIGTFSAMNLHSGLREYTLTSALKDSRFPPMTRDELPRLFCSVSLLTNFEDVGDYLDWEVGVHGIRIEFFNEKGSKRTATYLPEVAKEQGWDHIQTIDSLLRKGGYKAPITNDFRKTIKLTRYRSEKITMGYAEYIAHRQHHHYQNGIGHPLPPYNHYS, encoded by the exons ATGGGTCGGAAGCGGTGTGTCGGTGCAGATTGTTCCAAGATGGCGGCCGGGTGCTGCGGGGTGAAGAAGCAGAAACTGTCGGGATCGCCTGGGTCGGGGTGTCCCGGCGGGATGGGGGCGGCAAACGGGGTGGCAGGAACCGGGCATTGTGGCTCGGAGTTGGGGATTGGCTCCTCGGCCACCGTTGCGACAGCGGCGAACGTGAGCAGAGCCAACGGCCTGGGGGGACCTGGGGGTAAcgttagcagcagcagcagcagcagtagtggtAGCAGCGGCACGAACGCTCTCTCCCTGTCCCCGGCCGGTTACTCTTCATCCGGCCTCTCCCCGAATCTCAGCTCGGGACCTGGTTCGGGAAGTGGCGGCAGGAAGATGGTCGTCTCGGCGGAGATGTGCTGCTTCTGTTTTGACGTTCTTTATTGCCATCTGTACGGATACCAACCCCCGAGAACACCCAGGTTTACAAATGATCCCTA CCCGCTGTTTGTCACATGGAAAATAGGCAGAGACAAGCGGTTGAGGGGTTGTATAGGTACATTTTCTGCCATGAATCTGCACTCAGGACTCAGGGAGTACACCCTTACCAG TGCCCTTAAAGACAGCCGCTTCCCCCCTATGACAAGGGATGAGCTGCCTCGCCTCTTCTGCTCAGTGTCTCTTCTCACCAACTTTGAAGACGTTGGTGATTACCTTGACTGGGAG GTGGGTGTTCACGGTATTAGGATAGAGTTTTTCAATGAAAAAGGATCAAAGCGCACCGCCACCTATCTACCAGAGGTTGCGAAGGAGCAAG GTTGGGACCATATTCAAACCATAGATTCCTTACTACGAAAGGGAGGTTACAAAGCTCCCATCACAAACGACTTCAGGAAGACCATTAAGTTAACCAG GTACCGTAGCGAGAAGATAACAATGGGTTATGCAGAGTACATCGCCCACCGCCAGCACCATCACTACCAGAATGGCATTGGGCACCCTCTACCACCCTACAACCATTATTCCTGA